Proteins co-encoded in one Coregonus clupeaformis isolate EN_2021a chromosome 17, ASM2061545v1, whole genome shotgun sequence genomic window:
- the LOC121585597 gene encoding uncharacterized protein LOC121585597: MILQKFKLEEFAKPGLPRPEGLLTSQAKNTMMHLTGQNHRLASKNVCDSKTPGLHLSATQGGEEEEVVMVSRLKPGSAILPTLGLEGPATQRDSSLLVRSRSPLPGSSRERENLPPRRPLKLAPLELPREVQKAQRQKMKGIGLQAKTAARKLDTTVGDQHCHRKVKACGVRGEGPELVKGAAECVSTPATRPLPLTETAPRVQRQQKVQRADLAHTNPIQRHTGDRLSEDAGTAIKDLHPPPSSKPASPSASFPVSAKAQAQQAVAPYGEESVCQATGTFQQETGKKRLRLRRAERLEEDQSKSNMSTGGLPGEEAKLAGGVQQGKALRVEKTEKALRTEKALKEASRMLEKASRKNARPESPENPLEVSGKAIRRMAVSNLQDAVL, translated from the exons ATGATTCTGCAAAAATTCAAGCTAGAGGAATTTGCCAAACCT GGCTTGCCCCGACCAGAAGGCCTGCTGACCTCTCAGGCTAAAAATACCATGATGCATCTCACCGGCCAGAACCACCGGCTGGCGTCTAAAAATGTATGTGATTCCAAAACACCTGGCCTCCATCTGTCAGCTACacagggaggggaagaggaggaggtggtgatgGTGAGTCGGCTTAAGCCTGGCTCTGCCATACTGCCAACTCTGGGCCTAGAGGGCCCTGCCACCCAGAGAGACTCCTCGCTCCTGGTCAG gTCCAGGTCTCCCCTGCCTGGCTCATCTCGAGAGAGGGAGAACCTGCCCCCGCGGCGGCCTCTGAAGCTGGCCCCTCTGGAGCTGCCCAGGGAGGTACAGAAGGCCCAGAGACAGAAGATGAAGGGGATTGGGCTGCAGGCCAAGACTGCTGCCCGCAAACTGGACACTACGGTAGGGGACCAACACTGCCACAGGAAGGTGAAGGCCtgtggggtgagaggagagggaccagaacTGGTTAAAGGTGCGGCAGAGTGTGTCTCCACCCCAGCCACACGTCCCCTACCCCTGACTGAAACAGCTCCCAGAGTCCAGCGACAGCAGAAGGTTCAGAGAGCGGATCTTGCTCATACCAACCCAATCCAGAGACACACAGGAGACAGGCTCTCAGAAGACGCTGGTACTGCCATTAAagacctccatcctcctcctagCAGCAAACCagcctctccctctgcctctttcCCCGTCAGTGCCAAAGCTCAGGCCCAGCAGGCGGTAGCACCATATGGCGAGGAGAGCGTATGCCAAGCGACCGGCACGTTCCAGCAGGAGACCGGTAAAAAGAGGCTACGTCTGAGGAGGGCAGAGCGCCTCGAAGAGGATCAGAGCAAATCTAACATGTCAACAGGAGGATTACCTGGGGAAGAGGCCAAGCTGGCAGGAGGTGTCCAGCAGGGAAAAGCCCTGAGGGTAGAAAAGACAGAGAAGGCTCTGAGGACAGAGAAAGCCCTGAAGGAGGCCAGTCGCATGCTGGAGAAGGCTTCCAGGAAGAACGCCAGGCCGGAATCACCGGAGAACCCGCTGGAAGTGTCTGGAAAGGCCATCAGGAGAATGGCAGTGAGCAACCTCCAGGACGCTGtcctttga